ATCATCTACTTTAAAAAATAGTGGTATTACGTGAACTACATCATAATCAGGTAAAATTATTGAGTTTGAAAGAGCCATTTGCATTGCTTGATTTATATCTGTTTCAGAAACAAGTCCATTTGGAATAGTTACATATCCAGTTGCTTTGATTCCTCTTGTATAATTTCCTGAAATAGATACAACAGTCGTTCCAATAGTCTCTGTTACACTCTCTTTTGCTTGAAGTATTGCATCTTTTATAGTTCTTGAAACATCTTCGATATTTGTTATAAGTCCTTTATTTACTCCAACACTATCTTGAACTCCAAAACCTAAAATTTCAATACTATTGTCTAAATCATATTTTGGTTTAGATATTACTGCACTTGTAACACTAGAACCAATATTTATTGTAAGAAAAATATCATTTGTATTATTCAAAACTACTCCTTTGCCTGCATAAATGTTTTTATTACAATACTATTTTCAAGTTTTTTAAGTAAATTTGACAATAAATCAGAATTTTGAACCTGTTTTATCTCATCTCTTACAAAACTATCTTTTGCTTTGTCGTAAGAAGCCATTCTTGAGTCAATTATTTTATATAAAACAACTTTTGAACCAACTTTTGCAATTCCCTCTTTTGTAGAACTAGCAAAAAGTTGTCCTAAAAACTCTATTGCTTCTTGCTCATTTAATCCTTTAATTTTAGAAGCACTTGCTCTATTTACTGCTGTTGCTTCATTTCCTTTAAAATCTTTTAAACTATTTTGTGCTAATTCATCTAATTTTTTTGCTTTCAAATTAAGTTTAAAATCTTCAATTACCTTTGCTTTTGCTTGCTCAAAAGTTAAATTAACAGAAGGGTTCACTTTTGCTAGTTTTACTATATAAAATCTATTATTTTCAAAAAATGGTTTTAAAATCTCTTCTTTTTTTAACTCTTTAATTTTTTGAACATTTTCAGCTGAAAATGGAATTTTATTTTCTGAGTAAGTTGCTTTTTTGTCAAAGTTATCTTCAGATTTTTTAAGTTTTAAGTAAAGAGTAAGAGCCTCTTTTTTACTAAAATTCTCATCTAAATCTTTGATTACTTCTTCTTTTGCTTCTTCAAAAGATTTTAACTTTCCATCTTCAAATTTATAATCACTTTTAAACTTGTCAAAATGATTTTTTATATCTTCTTGCGTTGAGTTAGAAGAAGAAAGAGGAAATTCTTTTATCTCTAAATCATAAAAAACTTCACTCTTATATGCATTTTGATTCTCATCAAAATATTTTTTAAGTTCATTTTCATCAACACTATTTACATCAACATCATTCAAAGTTAATATTTTATAAGTAATATCATCTTCTAAAAATAGTAGTTTACTAATATTTTCTATCTCATTTGGAGTTGGTTCTATACTAAAAAGAGCTTGAACTTTTTGAAAAAGTATTGAATTTTTAAGACTAGTTTCAAACTCTTGAGGTGACATTCTATTTTGTTGTAAAACATTTACATATTGATTTTTATTGAATTTACCATCTATTTTAAACTCTTCATAATTAATCAACTCTTTTGCAATCTCTTCATCAGTTACCATCAAACCTAAAGAGTTACCATAAGACATAAGAAGATTTTTTTGTAAAAGTTGAGAAAATGCAACATCTTTTAATCTTAATTGCTCTGCTAACTCTTTATTAAAAGATGCTCCAAAAATTTGTGAATATTGATTATAAAGATTTGAATACTCTTGTTGGTACTCTTCTACACTAATCTCTTTGTTTCCAACAGTTGCAACAACGCCACCTTTACTACCATAGTCATATGATCCCCATCCTACAAATCCAGCACCTACAAAGGCAATAGTACTAATCCAAATCGTAATAACCAACCACTTTTTATGTCTTTGCATCCAAGTTATCATAAAATAAACCCTTAAAAAAAATTTAGAGATTATAATACAAAAATCTTGCTTGTATGTTATTTAAACGCTTATAGATAAACTATTTGTTTCTATTTTTTTATCTTTATTGCACAATAAATCATTTATAACACTCTCTCTTATTGTCACTTCTATTTTTTTACAAGCACTTTTAAAAGCTTCTTCTTCTCCAACAATAAAACACATACTTTTTGCCCTTGTTATTGCTGTATAAAGTAGTTTTGTATTATGCATTATATAGTGTGAAAAGCTCATAGGAATTAAAGCATTTTCATACTCCATTCCTTGTGTTTTATGAATTGTTAGACAATATGCTAAATTTAAAAGATGATGAATATTATCAAAGTCATAAAATACTACCATATCATCATTTGGATATAAAACTACACACTTTTTTTCATCAAAATCTAATTTTATTACAAGTCCAAGTTGTCCATTATAAACTCTTCTTTCCATAAACTCAGTAGAGTTTGATTTATACATACTCATAGTTTGAGCTTTCATATTCTCATTTTTAATATGAATAACTTTATCTGTTAGTTTGTATTCAATATCTTTTATTTTTAAACTTCTATTTTTTGTGTGATTAAACAGTCTTTGAAGTTCTATATTTAAATTTTCAACTCCTAAAACTCCACCTTTCATAGGTGTAATTACTTGAAATAAAGTAAGTGCTTTTCCTATATTTTTCTCTTTTATAAAATCATAGTAATTTTGTATATAATTACTTGCAATATTTAAAATATTATTTAAGATATACTCACTATTTTCACCTCTCATATCTGAAAACTCATTTTGAGTCAATGAATTTTTCATAGAGTAGTAATTTCCTATTGATACATCAACAAACTTAAAATCTTCATACTCTTCTTTATAATTTGGCAATTCACCTTTTCTTATATCATTTGCAATTACAGCTATTGCTTGATTCTCGTTTTGTCTATAAATTTTTGTAAGTTTACAAATAGGTGCTAATTCATATTTTATGCTATCAGCTAATATATTTCCAGCTCCAATAGCTGGAAGCTGTCCATCATCTCCAACAATTATAAAAATTGTATCATCACTTATTTTGCTTATAATTTGGGCAAATGTAACAGAGTTTACCATTGAAGCTTCATCTAGTAAAATAACTTTATATGGGAAAAAATCTTTCTCTTTATGTTTTACTAAAAGACTTTGAATTGTGCTTGCGTTGTATCCTGTTGTATCACTTATTCTTTGACTTGCAATTCCACTTAAAGCAATAGCTATAATATCATCATAGCTTACTATCTCTTCAAGAAGCTCTAAAATAGCTCTACTTGAAGTTGATTTTCCTGTTCCTGCATATCCTATTAAAAATAGTGTTTTTTCTCCAGAATTTATTAACTCAACTGCTTTTTGTTGTTCACTACTTAAAGTAAACCCTAAAGTTTTTTGTTTTTTTTCTAAATACTCTTCAAAATTGTCTATAATTTTCTTATTTTTATTATCTTTTCTTATATTAAAAAAATCTAATATTTTCTTCTCACAATAATATAACATTGAAAGTGCAATACGATTTTCACTTGTACTATAAATCTCCTCTTTTGCTAACATTTCAACTAAAATATTTTCATAAAGTAGCTCCTCTTTTGAAAACCTCAAACTATCATCTAAAAGTTTATAAAGATGAAATTTATCTATTGAGGAGTTACCGTTATTATCACAATACTCTCTTAAAGTATAATTTAAACAAGCTTTTATTCTAAAAGGTGATTTTACATCGATTCCTAAAGCTTTTGCTATCTCATCTGCTCTTTTAAATCCTATTCCTTTTATATTTATTAGCATATATGGATTTTGTTTTATTTTTTCGATTAAGTTTTCAACTTCACTAAAAGTTGAGTATATTTTTGTAATTAGATTTGAAGTAACTCCAAATTTACCCAAAAAAGCACCAAGTTCTCTAAGATGCTTAAAAGAGTGCCAAGAGTTTAAAATAGATTTTAGTTTTTTCTCTTTAATACCTTTAAAATTTAAAAGTTCATTTGGATTTTCATCTAAAATTTTTATTAAACCTTCTTCTCCATATTTTTCTAAAATCTCTGTTGCTGATTTTTTTGTAAAACCTTTGATTATTTTAGTAAGGAAAAAAAATAGTTCATGCTCTTTTACTTGTAAAGTATTAAACTCAAATTGAACTCCATATTTACTATGAGTTATCCAATTTCCAGTTAATAGTATCTCTTCTCCTACAAGTTTTTCAATATCTGCATCAAAATAGACTCCACATATTTTTTGATTATTTTCTAAAACTGCAATAGTATATTTTGTTTCATCATTTTTATATAAAACTTTTTTTAAAACTCCACTAAGATTGAAGCTCTTCTCATTAGTTTCCATCATTATACTTATCTTTTTTATGCTTATCTTTTTTGTATGAACTTTTATTTTTCTCTTTTTGAAGTAAATTGGCTTCTTTTAAAAGTATAGCCCTCTCATCTTCAAAGCTTTCACTATGATTTTTTGTAAAAGAGATAGCTTTTTCAATAAAACTATTTAGCAAAGTATAATAATCTGAATAAAGTTCAACTTTTTGTGATTTACACATATCTTCATAATTTTTTAAAGTTCTTTTTAAAAATAGCTCTTTATCAAAATTTTCAAGTTTTAACAAAGATATTGTTCTTGTTAAAAATTTTTCAACAACTCTTATATAACGAATTCTTAACTGTTTCTCGTTTATTTCAAAACCCATTTTTCAACTTTAATATTTTTTGAATCATATCTATTTTTAATATCACTTTTTTTAAATTATAAGATTATAACTAAATCTATTTTAAAATAGTTAAAATATTACAAATTGTCATATTTTAACTATAGTTCACAAGCACTTTTTAGAATATCAATTCCAAATTTTTCTCTTAGATTTTGTATATTTTCACCCAATTTATCTTTTTTCAGATCATCTTCATACTCAAATAAATTATAAGTATGTTCTCCTTTTTTTGCAAAATTAAAAACTGTAATATATAATTGAACTACACCATGATTTCTGTGTTTGTCTGCTTGCATAAATAGATTTATTATAGAGTTTTTAAAATCAAATTCATTAAAAATCTTATTACTATTTTCTTGTGCTTTTGTTTTAATATTTGACTCATATTTTATATGAATTTGAAAAGACAAAGGATTATGCCCATCTTTTTTTACTATAAAACTCAAATATCTACTCAAAATCATAACTCTTCTTTTAAGCTCTTCTCTATTAAAGACTACATCAAAACTTCTTCCAATTCCTATACTTTTTTTCTCTTTTGTTATATTTAGTTTACTATCTTTTATTCCACAAACTCTATTATATGTATCTATTCCAACTTTTCCAAAAGAGTAAAATAGATTTTTATTTTTTCTTATATCTCCCAAAGTTTTTATATTGTAACCACTTAATTTTTCACAAAGAGACTTTCCAATTCCTGTAAAGTTTTCTATTAAAATATTTTTTGTGAACTCTTCAATATTTTCTTTTTTCAAAAGTTTTATATTGTTTGGTTTTGCCTCATTTGTCATAAGCTTTGATAAATATTTTGTATTTGCTAAGCCAATAGAACAAGGAAGATTTAACTCTTTAAATATCTTATCTTTTAATTTTCTTGCAAAATCTTCTGCTTCATCCTCTTTTATATAACCAGTTAAATCACCAAAAAATTCATCAATAGAGAACTGCTCTATTAGAGGAATTTCAAGTTCCAAAAGCTCTTTTAATTTTGAAGACAACTCATCATAAAGACTATATTTTGGTGGTATCATTTTCAAATTTGGACAAAGTTTTAAAGCTTCATTTACACTCATAGCTGTTTTTACTCCAAAAGCTCTTGCCTCATAAGAAGCTGATGTTATAATTCCTCTTATTTTATTATTTTCATCAACAAAATAATCATTTGAACTATTTTCATCTTCACTATCTAAAATTTTACTTGAAAAACTAGCACGATTTGTTGCCATTGTTCTTTTTACTCTTGTATGTGAAAAAATATCTACATT
Above is a genomic segment from Aliarcobacter cryaerophilus containing:
- a CDS encoding peptidylprolyl isomerase; its protein translation is MITWMQRHKKWLVITIWISTIAFVGAGFVGWGSYDYGSKGGVVATVGNKEISVEEYQQEYSNLYNQYSQIFGASFNKELAEQLRLKDVAFSQLLQKNLLMSYGNSLGLMVTDEEIAKELINYEEFKIDGKFNKNQYVNVLQQNRMSPQEFETSLKNSILFQKVQALFSIEPTPNEIENISKLLFLEDDITYKILTLNDVDVNSVDENELKKYFDENQNAYKSEVFYDLEIKEFPLSSSNSTQEDIKNHFDKFKSDYKFEDGKLKSFEEAKEEVIKDLDENFSKKEALTLYLKLKKSEDNFDKKATYSENKIPFSAENVQKIKELKKEEILKPFFENNRFYIVKLAKVNPSVNLTFEQAKAKVIEDFKLNLKAKKLDELAQNSLKDFKGNEATAVNRASASKIKGLNEQEAIEFLGQLFASSTKEGIAKVGSKVVLYKIIDSRMASYDKAKDSFVRDEIKQVQNSDLLSNLLKKLENSIVIKTFMQAKE
- a CDS encoding AAA family ATPase — its product is METNEKSFNLSGVLKKVLYKNDETKYTIAVLENNQKICGVYFDADIEKLVGEEILLTGNWITHSKYGVQFEFNTLQVKEHELFFFLTKIIKGFTKKSATEILEKYGEEGLIKILDENPNELLNFKGIKEKKLKSILNSWHSFKHLRELGAFLGKFGVTSNLITKIYSTFSEVENLIEKIKQNPYMLINIKGIGFKRADEIAKALGIDVKSPFRIKACLNYTLREYCDNNGNSSIDKFHLYKLLDDSLRFSKEELLYENILVEMLAKEEIYSTSENRIALSMLYYCEKKILDFFNIRKDNKNKKIIDNFEEYLEKKQKTLGFTLSSEQQKAVELINSGEKTLFLIGYAGTGKSTSSRAILELLEEIVSYDDIIAIALSGIASQRISDTTGYNASTIQSLLVKHKEKDFFPYKVILLDEASMVNSVTFAQIISKISDDTIFIIVGDDGQLPAIGAGNILADSIKYELAPICKLTKIYRQNENQAIAVIANDIRKGELPNYKEEYEDFKFVDVSIGNYYSMKNSLTQNEFSDMRGENSEYILNNILNIASNYIQNYYDFIKEKNIGKALTLFQVITPMKGGVLGVENLNIELQRLFNHTKNRSLKIKDIEYKLTDKVIHIKNENMKAQTMSMYKSNSTEFMERRVYNGQLGLVIKLDFDEKKCVVLYPNDDMVVFYDFDNIHHLLNLAYCLTIHKTQGMEYENALIPMSFSHYIMHNTKLLYTAITRAKSMCFIVGEEEAFKSACKKIEVTIRESVINDLLCNKDKKIETNSLSISV
- a CDS encoding Y-family DNA polymerase, producing the protein MFIHIDLDCYFVSAHRTLDKSLHNIPVAVGGKSNVDIFSHTRVKRTMATNRASFSSKILDSEDENSSNDYFVDENNKIRGIITSASYEARAFGVKTAMSVNEALKLCPNLKMIPPKYSLYDELSSKLKELLELEIPLIEQFSIDEFFGDLTGYIKEDEAEDFARKLKDKIFKELNLPCSIGLANTKYLSKLMTNEAKPNNIKLLKKENIEEFTKNILIENFTGIGKSLCEKLSGYNIKTLGDIRKNKNLFYSFGKVGIDTYNRVCGIKDSKLNITKEKKSIGIGRSFDVVFNREELKRRVMILSRYLSFIVKKDGHNPLSFQIHIKYESNIKTKAQENSNKIFNEFDFKNSIINLFMQADKHRNHGVVQLYITVFNFAKKGEHTYNLFEYEDDLKKDKLGENIQNLREKFGIDILKSACEL